Proteins encoded by one window of Chryseobacterium aquaeductus:
- a CDS encoding lipoprotein signal peptidase — translation MKKIVFITFLILLIDQASKIYVKTHFVLSKFESDSVEVFSWFKLTFVENPGMAYGFEFGGLLGKYFLVIVRVFLIGGMIYMFNKWLKRGESNYLIIPMSIIFAGAIGNLIDGMFYGLIFDSGMVYDESVGQWIGYGGVSKLVPFGQGYSHFMKGCVVDMLHFPLVDWHVPESWPLIGGKHIEFFKYIFNVADSAITIGASFLLIFRKKAFPNGLEF, via the coding sequence ATGAAGAAGATCGTATTTATCACTTTTCTTATTTTATTGATAGATCAGGCATCAAAAATTTATGTAAAAACGCATTTTGTACTGAGTAAATTTGAAAGTGATTCTGTAGAAGTTTTTTCTTGGTTTAAATTAACTTTCGTCGAAAATCCTGGGATGGCTTACGGATTTGAATTCGGTGGTCTGTTGGGAAAATATTTTTTAGTAATTGTAAGGGTTTTTCTAATTGGCGGAATGATTTATATGTTTAATAAATGGCTAAAAAGAGGCGAATCTAATTATCTCATCATCCCGATGTCGATTATTTTTGCCGGAGCAATAGGAAATCTTATTGACGGAATGTTTTACGGATTGATCTTCGACAGCGGAATGGTGTATGACGAAAGCGTAGGACAATGGATTGGCTATGGTGGCGTATCTAAATTGGTTCCTTTCGGACAAGGGTATTCTCATTTTATGAAAGGTTGTGTAGTCGATATGTTGCATTTTCCGTTAGTTGATTGGCACGTTCCTGAAAGCTGGCCTTTGATTGGAGGAAAACATATTGAGTTTTTTAAATATATTTTTAATGTTGCCGATTCTGCAATTACCATTGGAGCTTCGTTTTTATTGATATTTAGAAAAAAAGCGTTCCCAAATGGACTAGAATTTTAA
- a CDS encoding DUF2683 family protein: MEALIVHPKNQMELNALKSVMKDMGIRYEKFHTRGAKTQTFEPRTPAKKENTTKNFKDKPKTNL; encoded by the coding sequence ATGGAAGCATTAATTGTACACCCAAAGAACCAAATGGAGCTGAACGCTTTGAAAAGCGTAATGAAAGATATGGGAATTCGTTACGAAAAATTTCATACGAGAGGAGCTAAAACTCAAACTTTCGAGCCTCGAACTCCTGCAAAAAAAGAAAACACTACAAAAAATTTTAAAGATAAACCAAAGACAAACCTGTAA
- a CDS encoding DUF6576 domain-containing protein produces the protein MSEFLILGIILLAVLWYFNKDRIKNRFYPGKPKNLTIDQQFNSDKREREKEIDRLLSKMEKNGINDLSAKDRKRLDELSKK, from the coding sequence ATGAGTGAATTTTTGATTTTAGGAATTATCCTACTAGCAGTTTTATGGTACTTTAATAAAGATCGAATCAAAAACAGATTCTATCCGGGCAAGCCTAAAAATCTGACCATCGATCAACAATTTAATTCAGACAAACGAGAAAGAGAGAAAGAAATCGACAGGCTTCTCAGTAAAATGGAAAAAAACGGAATCAATGATTTGTCTGCCAAAGACAGAAAAAGATTAGACGAACTTTCAAAAAAATAA
- a CDS encoding TraR/DksA family transcriptional regulator, which produces MQDERVRYNDSDLQEFKKLIKDKIEKAEKDLQLIRESFINDQNNGTDDTSPTFKAFEEGAETLSKEQNSILAGRQEKFVRDLKNALIRIENKTYGVCRVTGKLIPKERLLAVPHATLSIEAKNMQR; this is translated from the coding sequence ATGCAAGACGAAAGAGTAAGATACAATGACTCTGATTTACAAGAATTTAAAAAGTTAATCAAAGATAAAATAGAAAAAGCAGAGAAAGATCTTCAACTGATCAGAGAAAGCTTTATCAACGATCAAAATAATGGCACAGATGACACTTCGCCTACCTTCAAAGCTTTTGAAGAAGGTGCGGAAACTTTGAGCAAAGAGCAAAACTCTATTCTGGCAGGAAGACAGGAGAAATTTGTGAGAGATCTGAAAAACGCTTTGATCAGAATTGAAAACAAAACTTATGGTGTTTGCAGAGTAACCGGAAAGCTGATTCCTAAAGAAAGATTATTGGCTGTCCCGCATGCTACGTTGAGCATTGAGGCAAAAAATATGCAGAGATAA